One window of Doryrhamphus excisus isolate RoL2022-K1 chromosome 13, RoL_Dexc_1.0, whole genome shotgun sequence genomic DNA carries:
- the dlgap2a gene encoding uncharacterized protein dlgap2a isoform X2 produces the protein MSALKKVLPGILQKHCCIFLNRNTDQQYSWSTTPYFDEESYSPPPKNMKGLSGGRPTHLQLTSPTSAHTCGYVDVDHSLEHHLHHGDSRPPSYLLSPTESCPLEGRHRFSPRSSIHSECMVIPVSMAPTDHSVACSTFPRMHYGSASRDSGGNTSGGRDSRDDCGSSSHGGSSKMNRIPANLLDQFEKQMPLHRDGFHTLQYQRTSTTTTTTEQRNESPGRIRHLVHSVQKLFTKSHSLEGSSKMNGNKNDSHRDGSYHHHHHQGHHKHSKRSKSKDRKGDGSGRQRSGGWWSSDDNLDSDSTYRPPSVMSRHPVDQITHCYPDSMHSHLAGDLSLKTSKSNNDVKCSACESIGMAPEGKFMKRSSWSTLTVSQAKEAYRKSSLNLEKPMTPTDLKPNLRPCHYLQVPQDEWGGYPGSGKDDEIPCRRMRSSSYVKAMGDEESGESDSSPKTSPQKLVRPDALAIIRPRDLLDSQSSYRLDKINSDMRNYITNFAADLSQSYHLQSSIHPSIALDANANYNSPKFRSRNQSYMRAVSTLSQASCVSQVSQVSETEINGQFESVCESVFSEVESQAMDALDLPGCFRTRSHSYLRAIQAGYSQDDECMVPMASTVTSTIRSTTDRNYVQEDSCLPKQARAHEDFTAEKSPLAHDDLGCPIRRDRSYHQDNTVATAKPLCGPPVSPSLFRSPRPTTSERPSPKAIQASIKESATLAAAISMQWKEEVSAMRRELADLRRDLCKELRAFNSNFNTFAKHYNTWSPQSCNTSTGVGMGGGVTAGETLGATATAMADVGAGASAGGLGTSGTERSTGGAKGKTKPVSKVSVGTQARSKGLVRQSTADAAVNCPEEKEKRRESRQKLPKQLSMDPNILARPQSMYVESAIPLSLDPIIPCFIRNVKLETLDSQMIDPIDPHEQKTELPDQDVGSLSDTLVSSDGIMVPSSEISTEKPQNSVTVDQKIPVTLEQTNSNLSKDELLQPIEIRSPDMDHTEKQEMHLPYPVPVVTVSPPEEHGYHKTLDSDFPDHFDADKSHRNPSSPTNTTLEESTHSDTRESEPKATDLPTASTTRMADVYDTTTCRNDTAPSCSVDKCPSIVVTEHFDMDCPGSPTDNDSNLDPNVALPDNTTSPLLVQMESDSTVSSSSVQTQPNTEPEAEDSEWPPLPEPLDNTPIYHADLVHFDLVMLTSLDQEDLDSVFMDPEPEPFDLNLDSPILDLDTPSNQSDCVGSSVFITDPAATCHVATCLNPVPELCLNSGPQGAPLPQVTVTISPPSSLSPDTSLEIDFGPTSPIPDSSPPNSEAFPHDLEDIVTPSTVQASMNRCENPLESMDSSQEHGEFVKEKTPDCPDESSHEEAFLWYRWQKRTQRQESVHRSASVELWSGRYEYNSAEITYVSLTL, from the exons ACCAGCAGTATTCATGGTCGACCACACCGTACTTCGATGAGGAAAGCTACTCCCCTCCACCCAAAAACATGAAGGGTCTCTCCGGTGGCCGCCCCACCCACCTCCAGCTCACCTCTCCCACCTCAGCCCACACCTGTGGCTACGTAGATGTTGACCATTCCTTGGAGCATCATCTTCACCATGGAGATTCACGGCCCCCATCCTACCTCCTCAGCCCGACTGAAAGCTGTCCCCTGGAAGGTCGTCACCGCTTCTCACCACGGAGCTCCATCCACTCTGAGTGCATGGTCATACCAGTGTCCATGGCGCCCACGGACCACTCTGTCGCATGTAGCACTTTTCCACGCATGCACTACGGAAGTGCTTCGCGGGACAGCGGGGGCAACACTTCTGGTGGCAGGGATTCCCGGGATGATTGCGGCTCATCATCACATGGCGGTAGCAGTAAAATGAACCGAATCCCGGCAAATCTTCTAGATCAATTTGAGAAGCAGATGCCGCTGCACCGAGATGGCTTCCACACGTTACAATACCAACGTACATCCACTACAACCACAACTACAGAACAACGCAACGAAAGCCCCGGACGGATACGTCACTTAGTGCACTCGGTACAGAAGCTCTTCACAAAGTCACATTCTCTTGAAGGTTCATCCAAGATGAACGGCAACAAAAACGACTCACACCGGGACGGCTCgtatcatcatcaccaccatcaagGCCACCACAAACACAGCAAGCGCAGTAAGAGCAAAGATCGCAAAGGTGACGGGAGCGGGAGACAGCGGTCGGGAGGTTGGTGGAGCTCAGACGACAACTTAGATAGCGACAGCACATATCGGCCACCGAGTGTTATGTCCCGACACCCCGTGGACCAAATCACTCACTGCTACCCTGACTCAATGCACAGCCACCTGGCAGGAGACCTATCGCTAAAGACTTCCAAAAGTAACAATGATGTCAAGTGTTCAGCGTGTGAGAGCATAGGCATGGCACCCGAGGGGAAGTTCATGAAGAGGAGCTCCTGGTCCACGTTAACAGTCAGCCAAGCGAAGGAGGCTTACAGGAAGTCTTCGCTCAATCTGGAGAAACCAATGACACCAACAGACCTCAAGCCCAACCTCAGGCCGTGTCACTATCTACAG GTGCCCCAGGATGAATGGGGAGGTTATCCCGGCAGCGGGAAGGATGACGAGATTCCGTGTCGACGAATGCGGAGCAGTAGCTACGTTAAAGCCATGGGGGATGAAGAGAGCGGCGAGTCGGATTCCAGCCCCAAGACCTCTCCCCAGAAGTTGGTGCGGCCAGACGCTCTGGCCATCATCAGACCCAGAGACCTGCTGGACTCTCAGAG CTCTTATCGCCTGGATAAAATCAACAGTGACATGCGTAACTACATCACCAATTTTGCCGCAGACTTAAG TCAGAGTTACCACTTgcaatcatccattcatccgagCATCGCTTTGGACGCCAATGCAAACTACAACTCCCCAAAGTTTCGCTCCAGGAATCAAAGCTACATGCGCGCCGTCAGCACCCTCAGTCAGGCAAGCTGTGTTAGCCAGGTGAGCCAG GTGAGTGAAACAGAAATAAATGGCCAGTTCGAATCAGTCTGTGAGTCGGTGTTCAGCGAGGTCGAATCCCAGGCCATGGATGCGTTGGACTTACCCGGCTGCTTCCGAACCCGGAGCCACAGTTACCTACGAGCCATCCAAGCCGGCTACTCTCAAGACGATGAATGCATGGTACCCATGGCCTCCACAGTCACCTCCACCATCAGATCCACCACAG ACAGAAATTATGTGCAGGAAGATTCTTGTTTACCCAAACAAGCCAGGGCGCACGAGGATTTCACAGCAGAAAAATCCCCTTTGGCTCATGACGATCTAGGCTGCCCCATCAGAAGAGACAGGTCCTACCACCAAGATAACACAGTGGCTACAGCCAAACCTCTGTGTGGACCGCCAGTCTCTCCTAGCCTCTTCAGATCCCCCAGACCTACTACATCAGAAAGGCCTTCACCAAAAGCCATTCAGGCCAGTATTAAAGAGTCAGCAACCTTGGCTGCAGCGATTAGCATGCAATGGAAAGAGGAGGTCTCTGCCATGCGTCGAGAGCTTGCTGACCTCAGAAGAGACCTCTGTAAAGAGCTCCGTGCTTTCAACAGTAATTTTAACACCTTCGCAAAGCATTACAACACGTGGTCTCCCCAAAGTTGTAACACATCGACAGGGGTGGGAATGGGTGGAGGAGTTACGGCAGGGGAAACACTAGGAGCTACGGCAACGGCAATGGCAGATGTTGGAGCAGGAGCAAGTGCTGGAGGTTTGGGGACCTCTGGGACGGAACGAAGCACTGGTGGAGCTAAAGGGAAAACCAAACCAGTATCTAAAGTTTCGGTGGGGACTCAAGCCAGGAGTAAGGGGTTGGTGCGGCAAAGCACTGCAGATGCAGCCGTCAATTGTCcggaggagaaggagaaaagGAGAGAATCACGACAAAAACTGCCAAAGCAGCTCTCTATGGACCCAAACATTCTTGCACGTCCACAGTCAATGTATGTGGAAAGTGCCATACCACTTTCTTTGGATCCAATAATCCCGTGCTTTATTAGAAATGTCAAACTGGAGACATTGGATTCACAAATGATAGACCCCATAGACCCGCATGAACAAAAAACAGAGTTGCCTGACCAAGATGTTGGAAGCTTGTCTGATACACTTGTCTCATCTGACGGTATCATGGTACCTTCATCAGAAATATCCACTGAAAAGCCCCAGAATTCAGTGACAGTGGACCAAAAGATTCCCGTCACTCTGGAGCAAACCAATTCCAACCTCTCTAAAGATGAACTACTTCAACCAATTGAGATAAGATCCCCAGACATGGATCACACTGAGAAACAAGAGATGCACCTTCCATATCCAGTTCCTGTTGTGACTGTGTCTCCACCAGAAGAGCACGGATACCACAAAACATTAGACTCTGATTTTCCAGATCATTTTGATGCCGATAAGTCACATAGAAACCCATCATCTCCAACAAATACAACATTAGAAGAGTCAACTCATTCAGATACAAGGGAATCCGAACCAAAAGCAACAGACTTACCTACGGCATCAACCACCCGCATGGCAGATGTTTATGATACAACCACGTGTAGGAACGATACCGCTCCGTCATGTAGCGTGGATAAATGTCCTTCCATTGTTGTGACAGAGCACTTCGACATGGATTGTCCTGGAAGTCCAACTGACAACGATTCAAATCTTGACCCCAATGTCGCCCTTCCAGACAATACCACAAGTCCTCTCTTGGTGCAAATGGAATCAGACTCCACCGTTTCGTCGAGTTCAGTACAAACTCAACCAAACACTGAACCAGAGGCAGAAGACTCTGAATGGCCGCCCCTTCCCGAACCGCTTGATAACACCCCAATATATCATGCTGATCTGGTTCACTTTGACTTAGTAATGCTGACTTCCCTAGATCAGGAGGATCTGGATTCAGTGTTCATGGACCCTGAACCAGAGCCATTTGACCTAAATCTCGACTCTCCTATTTTAGATTTGGATACTCCTTCCAACCAATCAGATTGTGTAGGTTCATCGGTATTCATTACAGACCCTGCCGCAACGTGCCATGTTGCTACTTGTTTGAATCCGGTTCCAGAATTGTGTTTAAATTCGGGGCCTCAGGGTGCCCCTCTACCCCAGGTCACCGTTACAATATCACCACCGAGTTCATTATCCCCTGATACCTCTCTAGAAATTGACTTTGGACCCACAAGTCCAATACCAGATTCTTCTCCACCCAATTCCGAGGCATTCCCACATGATCTGGAAGACATTGTGACACCGTCAACGGTCCAGGCAAGCATGAATCGATGTGAAAACCCACTTGAATCAATGGATTCTTCTCAAGAGCATGGGGAATTTGTGAAGGAGAAGACCCCGGATTGTCCGGACGAATCTTCACACGAGGAAGCCTTTCTGTGGTACCGGTGGCAGAAAAGAACTCAGAGGCAAGAATCAGTCCACAGGAGTGCCAGTGTTGAACTTTGGAGTGGGAGATACGAGTATAACAGTGCCGAAATCACATATGTATCTCTCACTCTGTGA
- the dlgap2a gene encoding uncharacterized protein dlgap2a isoform X4, with product MSALKKVLPGILQKHCCIFLNRNTGVKRLLMKLKSREIYSDQQYSWSTTPYFDEESYSPPPKNMKGLSGGRPTHLQLTSPTSAHTCGYVDVDHSLEHHLHHGDSRPPSYLLSPTESCPLEGRHRFSPRSSIHSECMVIPVSMAPTDHSVACSTFPRMHYGSASRDSGGNTSGGRDSRDDCGSSSHGGSSKMNRIPANLLDQFEKQMPLHRDGFHTLQYQRTSTTTTTTEQRNESPGRIRHLVHSVQKLFTKSHSLEGSSKMNGNKNDSHRDGSYHHHHHQGHHKHSKRSKSKDRKGDGSGRQRSGGWWSSDDNLDSDSTYRPPSVMSRHPVDQITHCYPDSMHSHLAGDLSLKTSKSNNDVKCSACESIGMAPEGKFMKRSSWSTLTVSQAKEAYRKSSLNLEKPMTPTDLKPNLRPCHYLQVPQDEWGGYPGSGKDDEIPCRRMRSSSYVKAMGDEESGESDSSPKTSPQKLVRPDALAIIRPRDLLDSQSQSYHLQSSIHPSIALDANANYNSPKFRSRNQSYMRAVSTLSQASCVSQVSQVSETEINGQFESVCESVFSEVESQAMDALDLPGCFRTRSHSYLRAIQAGYSQDDECMVPMASTVTSTIRSTTDRNYVQEDSCLPKQARAHEDFTAEKSPLAHDDLGCPIRRDRSYHQDNTVATAKPLCGPPVSPSLFRSPRPTTSERPSPKAIQASIKESATLAAAISMQWKEEVSAMRRELADLRRDLCKELRAFNSNFNTFAKHYNTWSPQSCNTSTGVGMGGGVTAGETLGATATAMADVGAGASAGGLGTSGTERSTGGAKGKTKPVSKVSVGTQARSKGLVRQSTADAAVNCPEEKEKRRESRQKLPKQLSMDPNILARPQSMYVESAIPLSLDPIIPCFIRNVKLETLDSQMIDPIDPHEQKTELPDQDVGSLSDTLVSSDGIMVPSSEISTEKPQNSVTVDQKIPVTLEQTNSNLSKDELLQPIEIRSPDMDHTEKQEMHLPYPVPVVTVSPPEEHGYHKTLDSDFPDHFDADKSHRNPSSPTNTTLEESTHSDTRESEPKATDLPTASTTRMADVYDTTTCRNDTAPSCSVDKCPSIVVTEHFDMDCPGSPTDNDSNLDPNVALPDNTTSPLLVQMESDSTVSSSSVQTQPNTEPEAEDSEWPPLPEPLDNTPIYHADLVHFDLVMLTSLDQEDLDSVFMDPEPEPFDLNLDSPILDLDTPSNQSDCVGSSVFITDPAATCHVATCLNPVPELCLNSGPQGAPLPQVTVTISPPSSLSPDTSLEIDFGPTSPIPDSSPPNSEAFPHDLEDIVTPSTVQASMNRCENPLESMDSSQEHGEFVKEKTPDCPDESSHEEAFLWYRWQKRTQRQESVHRSASVELWSGRYEYNSAEITYVSLTL from the exons ACCAGCAGTATTCATGGTCGACCACACCGTACTTCGATGAGGAAAGCTACTCCCCTCCACCCAAAAACATGAAGGGTCTCTCCGGTGGCCGCCCCACCCACCTCCAGCTCACCTCTCCCACCTCAGCCCACACCTGTGGCTACGTAGATGTTGACCATTCCTTGGAGCATCATCTTCACCATGGAGATTCACGGCCCCCATCCTACCTCCTCAGCCCGACTGAAAGCTGTCCCCTGGAAGGTCGTCACCGCTTCTCACCACGGAGCTCCATCCACTCTGAGTGCATGGTCATACCAGTGTCCATGGCGCCCACGGACCACTCTGTCGCATGTAGCACTTTTCCACGCATGCACTACGGAAGTGCTTCGCGGGACAGCGGGGGCAACACTTCTGGTGGCAGGGATTCCCGGGATGATTGCGGCTCATCATCACATGGCGGTAGCAGTAAAATGAACCGAATCCCGGCAAATCTTCTAGATCAATTTGAGAAGCAGATGCCGCTGCACCGAGATGGCTTCCACACGTTACAATACCAACGTACATCCACTACAACCACAACTACAGAACAACGCAACGAAAGCCCCGGACGGATACGTCACTTAGTGCACTCGGTACAGAAGCTCTTCACAAAGTCACATTCTCTTGAAGGTTCATCCAAGATGAACGGCAACAAAAACGACTCACACCGGGACGGCTCgtatcatcatcaccaccatcaagGCCACCACAAACACAGCAAGCGCAGTAAGAGCAAAGATCGCAAAGGTGACGGGAGCGGGAGACAGCGGTCGGGAGGTTGGTGGAGCTCAGACGACAACTTAGATAGCGACAGCACATATCGGCCACCGAGTGTTATGTCCCGACACCCCGTGGACCAAATCACTCACTGCTACCCTGACTCAATGCACAGCCACCTGGCAGGAGACCTATCGCTAAAGACTTCCAAAAGTAACAATGATGTCAAGTGTTCAGCGTGTGAGAGCATAGGCATGGCACCCGAGGGGAAGTTCATGAAGAGGAGCTCCTGGTCCACGTTAACAGTCAGCCAAGCGAAGGAGGCTTACAGGAAGTCTTCGCTCAATCTGGAGAAACCAATGACACCAACAGACCTCAAGCCCAACCTCAGGCCGTGTCACTATCTACAG GTGCCCCAGGATGAATGGGGAGGTTATCCCGGCAGCGGGAAGGATGACGAGATTCCGTGTCGACGAATGCGGAGCAGTAGCTACGTTAAAGCCATGGGGGATGAAGAGAGCGGCGAGTCGGATTCCAGCCCCAAGACCTCTCCCCAGAAGTTGGTGCGGCCAGACGCTCTGGCCATCATCAGACCCAGAGACCTGCTGGACTCTCAGAG TCAGAGTTACCACTTgcaatcatccattcatccgagCATCGCTTTGGACGCCAATGCAAACTACAACTCCCCAAAGTTTCGCTCCAGGAATCAAAGCTACATGCGCGCCGTCAGCACCCTCAGTCAGGCAAGCTGTGTTAGCCAGGTGAGCCAG GTGAGTGAAACAGAAATAAATGGCCAGTTCGAATCAGTCTGTGAGTCGGTGTTCAGCGAGGTCGAATCCCAGGCCATGGATGCGTTGGACTTACCCGGCTGCTTCCGAACCCGGAGCCACAGTTACCTACGAGCCATCCAAGCCGGCTACTCTCAAGACGATGAATGCATGGTACCCATGGCCTCCACAGTCACCTCCACCATCAGATCCACCACAG ACAGAAATTATGTGCAGGAAGATTCTTGTTTACCCAAACAAGCCAGGGCGCACGAGGATTTCACAGCAGAAAAATCCCCTTTGGCTCATGACGATCTAGGCTGCCCCATCAGAAGAGACAGGTCCTACCACCAAGATAACACAGTGGCTACAGCCAAACCTCTGTGTGGACCGCCAGTCTCTCCTAGCCTCTTCAGATCCCCCAGACCTACTACATCAGAAAGGCCTTCACCAAAAGCCATTCAGGCCAGTATTAAAGAGTCAGCAACCTTGGCTGCAGCGATTAGCATGCAATGGAAAGAGGAGGTCTCTGCCATGCGTCGAGAGCTTGCTGACCTCAGAAGAGACCTCTGTAAAGAGCTCCGTGCTTTCAACAGTAATTTTAACACCTTCGCAAAGCATTACAACACGTGGTCTCCCCAAAGTTGTAACACATCGACAGGGGTGGGAATGGGTGGAGGAGTTACGGCAGGGGAAACACTAGGAGCTACGGCAACGGCAATGGCAGATGTTGGAGCAGGAGCAAGTGCTGGAGGTTTGGGGACCTCTGGGACGGAACGAAGCACTGGTGGAGCTAAAGGGAAAACCAAACCAGTATCTAAAGTTTCGGTGGGGACTCAAGCCAGGAGTAAGGGGTTGGTGCGGCAAAGCACTGCAGATGCAGCCGTCAATTGTCcggaggagaaggagaaaagGAGAGAATCACGACAAAAACTGCCAAAGCAGCTCTCTATGGACCCAAACATTCTTGCACGTCCACAGTCAATGTATGTGGAAAGTGCCATACCACTTTCTTTGGATCCAATAATCCCGTGCTTTATTAGAAATGTCAAACTGGAGACATTGGATTCACAAATGATAGACCCCATAGACCCGCATGAACAAAAAACAGAGTTGCCTGACCAAGATGTTGGAAGCTTGTCTGATACACTTGTCTCATCTGACGGTATCATGGTACCTTCATCAGAAATATCCACTGAAAAGCCCCAGAATTCAGTGACAGTGGACCAAAAGATTCCCGTCACTCTGGAGCAAACCAATTCCAACCTCTCTAAAGATGAACTACTTCAACCAATTGAGATAAGATCCCCAGACATGGATCACACTGAGAAACAAGAGATGCACCTTCCATATCCAGTTCCTGTTGTGACTGTGTCTCCACCAGAAGAGCACGGATACCACAAAACATTAGACTCTGATTTTCCAGATCATTTTGATGCCGATAAGTCACATAGAAACCCATCATCTCCAACAAATACAACATTAGAAGAGTCAACTCATTCAGATACAAGGGAATCCGAACCAAAAGCAACAGACTTACCTACGGCATCAACCACCCGCATGGCAGATGTTTATGATACAACCACGTGTAGGAACGATACCGCTCCGTCATGTAGCGTGGATAAATGTCCTTCCATTGTTGTGACAGAGCACTTCGACATGGATTGTCCTGGAAGTCCAACTGACAACGATTCAAATCTTGACCCCAATGTCGCCCTTCCAGACAATACCACAAGTCCTCTCTTGGTGCAAATGGAATCAGACTCCACCGTTTCGTCGAGTTCAGTACAAACTCAACCAAACACTGAACCAGAGGCAGAAGACTCTGAATGGCCGCCCCTTCCCGAACCGCTTGATAACACCCCAATATATCATGCTGATCTGGTTCACTTTGACTTAGTAATGCTGACTTCCCTAGATCAGGAGGATCTGGATTCAGTGTTCATGGACCCTGAACCAGAGCCATTTGACCTAAATCTCGACTCTCCTATTTTAGATTTGGATACTCCTTCCAACCAATCAGATTGTGTAGGTTCATCGGTATTCATTACAGACCCTGCCGCAACGTGCCATGTTGCTACTTGTTTGAATCCGGTTCCAGAATTGTGTTTAAATTCGGGGCCTCAGGGTGCCCCTCTACCCCAGGTCACCGTTACAATATCACCACCGAGTTCATTATCCCCTGATACCTCTCTAGAAATTGACTTTGGACCCACAAGTCCAATACCAGATTCTTCTCCACCCAATTCCGAGGCATTCCCACATGATCTGGAAGACATTGTGACACCGTCAACGGTCCAGGCAAGCATGAATCGATGTGAAAACCCACTTGAATCAATGGATTCTTCTCAAGAGCATGGGGAATTTGTGAAGGAGAAGACCCCGGATTGTCCGGACGAATCTTCACACGAGGAAGCCTTTCTGTGGTACCGGTGGCAGAAAAGAACTCAGAGGCAAGAATCAGTCCACAGGAGTGCCAGTGTTGAACTTTGGAGTGGGAGATACGAGTATAACAGTGCCGAAATCACATATGTATCTCTCACTCTGTGA